GCGATCACACCCAGCGCGATTGCCAATGTGCCCGTAAGTGTTTTGGTGACCAGGAGTAACACCACCACCAGCGCCAGGATGGTCCGAATCATGCGGTCGATCACACCCATGTTTTTTTTCATTTTCTCCTCCCTCTGCGGGGAACGGCAACCCCCCGTCCGATTCTAGACACAGCCGGAAAGAATGTCAAAAATAGACCCTGGAACCTGTCTCCTGATATCTTAAATCAAGCTCCTGCCTTCC
The genomic region above belongs to Candidatus Aminicenantes bacterium and contains:
- a CDS encoding DUF2892 domain-containing protein gives rise to the protein MKKNMGVIDRMIRTILALVVVLLLVTKTLTGTLAIALGVIAVVFLLTSLVSFCPLYTLLGMRTNKK